The DNA window TTCGTAAAAACGACAGATCATAATTTCTAAATTACGTTTTAGAaatatatctatctatactatctataaaagcacggatgggggggggggggacaggcaaatttactgaataatccctttcagtttattactaaataaaggttttatagtcattaactaattagttatttaattaatcactattgtaattaaagtcctaattagaataggtagctatattatctccaatttaatttttagtatataaaaaatagcaaaattgtctccaaattagtaggaatgcccatttttttgtttgatttaactacaaaattaaaatattgtagttggtaaatatattattatttaaatttttatcttattatttttaaaaatattattaataaaattaacttaattatttaattgtggttattaaatcaaaagaagaataaattcagtatgtaaaaaaaattaataaccgaatatattatatttacttttacaaaaaaatttaactaatttaatattaatctatactatatataaaagcacggatgggggggggacatgcaaatttactgaataatccctttcagtttattactaattaaaggttttatagtcattaactaattagttatttaattaatcactattataattaaagtcctaattagaataggtagctatattatctccaatttaatttttagtatataaaaaatagcaaaattgtctccaaattagtaggaatgcccattttttttgtttgatttaactacaaaattaaaatattgtagttggtaaatatattattatttaaatttttatcttattatttttaaaaatattattaataaaattaacttaattatttaattgtggttattaaatcaaaagaagaataaattcagtatgtaaaaaaaattaataactgaatatattatatttacttttacaaaaaaaattaactaatttaatattaatctatactatatataaaagcacgaatggggggggggggggacaggcaaatttactgaataatccctttcagtttattactaaataaaggttttatagtcattaactaattaattatttaattaatcactattataattaaagtcctaattagaataggtagctatattatctccaatttaatttttagtatataaaaaatagcaaaattgtctccaaattagtaggaatgcctattttttagtttgatttaactacaaaattaaaatattgtatttggtaaatatattattatttaaatttttatcttattatttttaaagatattattaataaaattaacttaattatttaattgtggttattaaatcaaaagaagaataaattcagtatgtaaaaaaaattaataaccgaatatatcatatttacttttacagaaaaatttaactaatttaatattaattataaataaaaaattaatataattataataaatttactaatatgtacattgacgagttacgttacgagccacgtgcatagcacgtaatgcgaaactagtttaataaaatgattaaagtTGTAATTAGCgaatattgttttaaatatttatcacaaaaacaagtactaaaaaaattaattttgaagatATCAAACacactttttttaaaagaaaaggatGGATATTTTAAATCAAGTTTGAAATAGTTACAGCAATAAAGAATTCGGGATAGTTGTCAAACCAAAGTCGATGACTTAACCTGACAAAACGAGCATTTTGCGCTAATAAACGAGCATTTTGCGCTAATAAGTGTGTTCGTTTTAAGAAAAGATAAATTGTTTCAACAAACCAAAGCAATCATCCAAAATAAAATCACCGCTCTCCATCTCCAGATGTCTCAAGTCATTGATAACTGCCAAGGTATCCGATCCGGTCACTAACTTCGATCAACCATGGAACCAACTTAACACCTCTGGGTTGGCCACTGACCTAGATTCATTCCGGACAACACACCCAACTCCAATGCTGCTAGTCTCACGGAACACGGCAGCGTCTGCATTAACCTTCACCCATTCCGAACCAGGCCTGACCCAAGAAACCGTTCCATCACCATCACCAATATTCTGAGTGATAAAACCTCCCTTCTCCTCCACGTTCACCCTCTTCCATGCATGCAGGAATAAACCTGCTTCATTAACCACACCAGCTGCCGTGCTCCCACAGTTTTTCCATACAACAAATAACAGCAGCTAGGGCTTGATCATCTCGATTCTCTCCCTAGCACGGGAGCACCTCTAACCAGTTAAGACACCAGGCCTTTGGGTCTTACTTATTCAAAACAACTGACCTCAGGAGAGCTGAGGTCCAACAGTCAGAAGCAAACACATAGGAGTTAAGGAGATGGCAAATGGTTTCTTCTTCTGGCGACAATCCGGACAAGAGCTGTTGATATAGAAATGTTTTCCAGCTAAAGCGTCTGCTGTAGGGACGAAACCCGGAACAAACTCTCCACAAGAAATTCTTAATATTCAAGGGCACTTCCTACTTCCAAATATTCTTCCAAACGCTTGAAACTGGACCAGATCTTCCCCCGCAAGGCCCTATGGCACGATTTGACAGAAAAAAGCCCTTTCGACACAAACCTCCAATACCAACTATCAGCTGAGTCTCGGATGCTTAAAGAAATATTAAGAATTCGAACTATATCACAAGTATTGAACATGTCATCTAGCACATCTCTATCCCACTGTTTGACGTCATACTCAAATAACTGCCAGACTATGGAGCCGCCTAACCCTGGCCAGCAACAGTCTCCATGAAACCTGACTCCCCTTCCAAAATCCAGGGGTCTCCAGATATTAGTATCCAATGATCAAAAGACAGGGAGTTTaacaaaaaaactgaaaaactaATGCCACATCAATAAGAGACGGCATAAACAGCATGACagcaaataaataattatgcaAAACACAGTAGTAAGATGAGGAGATTACCAGATAACCTCTAATAGCAGCCTGATGCCTTTGTGGCCGGCAGCTGTTTCATGCCTGATTCTCTCAGGATCTTCCTGTGGAGCCAAACTTATGACCTCTTCTGCATTCTCATCTCCTTGTGCACATGAAAAAGCAAACTCTTCATGTTGCAACTTAGCAGCTACTCCATGTTCTGAACCCACTCCATTTTCAGCACCAACATTCAGAACCAGCTGAGTTTTCATTGGATGTTCCACAAAAGTTTTAGAAACAGGTGCTTTAGATGAAACCACTATCTCTCCTTTATTGAAAGAACTCTGATCATAATGATAAGAAACCAGTCAAACTTTAGAATTTTCTACTATACAATTTTAACAGAAGAAAAGTACACACGGGTTCACACAAGCTACAATTCAGaagacaaaaatttattttcaaaaatttaatattcaaaacATCAAGCAGATGTTTCAGTGCAATGTCAAGTTGGATAAGTTTTTTGTGCAAGCCGAACTAGAGATTAAAGctattaaatgaaattttctaCCGAGTGAGCAGTGTGCAACCccacaaaaccaaaaatatagCAACATTCTTAATGATGATCTCCACACTTCACTAAATCCTACTTCGGATAGCCAGATAAAACCAATAACTTGAAATCCTTCTAAACTAAGCACTTCGAAGTCTGCATAACAGGCAACAGCAGTAATTTGCGAATATTTTTTCTCATTAAGCTACCTAATTCCTCGCAGAACTACATAAATTCCAAAtcattaaaatacaaaaactttagcaatttaaaatctTGACTATCAGATAATATGCAtcatacaaaataaaatgtttttctGATTAAGGAACCAGAGATTTCAAGTCTTGATGAAATTACAAGTTTTTTGAGAATGCTAGTGCAAACAAAGTGTAGCTTACCTATTTTGGATTGATAGAAAGTTCGCTCACTGCCCAATTTAAGACTCTGAGAATGTATTTTATCTCTTCAACCCTTGAATGTGAAAGATCACCCATTGTAAACTTCTCAAAAATTCCCATCACATCAATCAGACTATGGCCAGGCTCCTTCTTCAGTCCACTGCCTTTCAACATCTTCCATGCCTCCGCAACACCACCCCACATCTCATCCGAAGCATACAAGTTTGACAGTAGAACATACGGAGAAGTAGTTACAGGCTGAAGTTTCAGAAGCTGTTTTGCTAAGTTTTCCCCAATGACAACATCTCCATGAAGCCGACATGCGGAGAGCAAACTCCCTAAAATAATAGGATCTTGCCCAAAAGGAAGCTTTTTCATGTAAGCTTCTGCTTCTTGTAATCTCCCAGCCCGTCCCAACAAATCAATAAGACATGCAAAATGCTCTATATCCGGTGAAATCCCATAAATATCTTCCATACAATCAAAATAATGTTGGCCCTCTTCCACAAGTCCTGCATGATTGCAAGCTGTTAAAAGTCCAACAAATGTGACAGAGTCTGGATTTATCCCCATACTCTCCATTTTCTTAAAATGTCCAAGGGCTATTGCTCCAAGCCCGTGATTTCCAAATCCAGCAATGATAGTGTTCCAGGAGACTAAATTGCGACGAATCATCCTGCTGAATACGTCATATGCGTGTCTAATAGAACCACATTTGGCATACATGTTGACAAGGGCATTACCAACCGCAACATCTTGATACTGTCGTATTCTAATTAGATGACAATGAATCTCCTTCCCATGCCGAATTGATGCCAGTCCAGCACAGGCAGCTAGTACACCAGCAAAAGTAAAGTCGTCGGGCTTCACAACACAATCATCTATCATCTCTTTAAAAACCTTCAAAGCTGTTTCATAATCTTTACAAGAAGAACAGGCAGTTATTAACGTATTCCAAGAAATCAGATCCTTTTCTTTTATCAGCCCGAAAAGCTTCCCCGCTTCTTCTGCCAGTTTAAACTTTGAATACATAGTTATGATCA is part of the Mercurialis annua linkage group LG3, ddMerAnnu1.2, whole genome shotgun sequence genome and encodes:
- the LOC126671965 gene encoding pentatricopeptide repeat-containing protein At3g09040, mitochondrial-like, encoding MIRETIGYLLHRCTKIKAFNHGFSLHAAALKTGLISDTIVSNHVVNLYAKRGNIKHARQVFDEMSEKNLVSWSAMISGYDHTGQPFLALKLFSQMKLVPNEYVFASVISSCATVMALPQGKEIHARSLKYGFASVSFVSNALISMYMKCGQCRYALLVYNVISEPNGVTFNALISGFVENRQPEKGMEFFKAMHQKGFVPDKFTFAGLLGICSSDNDYWIGIQLHCQAIKVNLEDSAFVGNVIITMYSKFKLAEEAGKLFGLIKEKDLISWNTLITACSSCKDYETALKVFKEMIDDCVVKPDDFTFAGVLAACAGLASIRHGKEIHCHLIRIRQYQDVAVGNALVNMYAKCGSIRHAYDVFSRMIRRNLVSWNTIIAGFGNHGLGAIALGHFKKMESMGINPDSVTFVGLLTACNHAGLVEEGQHYFDCMEDIYGISPDIEHFACLIDLLGRAGRLQEAEAYMKKLPFGQDPIILGSLLSACRLHGDVVIGENLAKQLLKLQPVTTSPYVLLSNLYASDEMWGGVAEAWKMLKGSGLKKEPGHSLIDVMGIFEKFTMGDLSHSRVEEIKYILRVLNWAVSELSINPK